In Paenibacillus guangzhouensis, a single window of DNA contains:
- a CDS encoding Ger(x)C family spore germination protein, which translates to MMKRTAFLIMTLILVSTLLSSCWSRKELNDLSLAAAIGIDKDGDQFKVSVQAIIPSEVASKKGGGYEVPVTVYTATSKTIVEAIRKMTTTAPRKIYLAQLRVVVIGEELARSGIGKAMDFLLRDHEVREEDLYVLIAKGLRAEETLQVLTRVEKIPAKRMYGSLSTLQKYWAPSPVIKLDEVSYDLLTSNKEIAIIGVGIQGQGKGDKKDNVESVIPSTFLKFFGASVFKKDKLIGWLNERESKGYNYITNRVIKTSGHFPCPAEGTIATDVVRTKTDVKGKIVKGEPQIDIHVRMETNVADVECSIDLTNPNSIDKLQELANKELQSIIKDTIAKVQHEFKSDIFGFGDAIHRSNPGAWKRIGKNWGRIFPVVPVNVTTDIKIRNMGTITDPSLKVMKE; encoded by the coding sequence ATGATGAAGCGTACGGCGTTTCTGATTATGACTTTAATACTCGTATCCACATTGCTTAGCAGTTGTTGGAGCCGTAAGGAACTGAACGACCTCTCCCTTGCTGCTGCGATCGGCATCGATAAGGATGGTGATCAATTCAAGGTATCCGTACAAGCGATTATCCCAAGCGAAGTCGCCTCGAAGAAGGGCGGAGGATACGAAGTGCCAGTTACTGTGTATACCGCGACTTCGAAGACAATTGTTGAAGCCATCAGGAAAATGACCACCACGGCCCCCCGTAAAATATATCTTGCTCAGCTTCGTGTGGTCGTAATTGGTGAGGAGTTGGCTCGTTCGGGGATTGGCAAGGCCATGGATTTTCTGTTAAGAGATCACGAAGTTCGGGAGGAAGATCTTTACGTTCTTATCGCCAAAGGCTTAAGGGCGGAGGAGACGCTCCAAGTCCTAACGCGTGTAGAGAAAATTCCTGCTAAAAGAATGTATGGAAGCCTAAGCACATTACAAAAATATTGGGCCCCATCGCCTGTCATTAAGTTAGATGAGGTCTCGTATGACCTTTTGACATCAAATAAAGAAATTGCAATCATCGGTGTTGGAATACAAGGTCAGGGGAAAGGCGATAAGAAAGATAACGTCGAATCTGTCATTCCTTCCACTTTTTTGAAATTCTTCGGCGCGTCTGTTTTCAAAAAAGACAAGCTCATTGGTTGGTTAAATGAAAGGGAGAGCAAGGGGTATAACTACATCACCAATCGCGTCATCAAAACGTCAGGACACTTTCCTTGTCCGGCTGAGGGGACTATTGCAACGGATGTTGTCCGTACAAAGACTGACGTAAAAGGGAAAATTGTAAAAGGTGAGCCTCAGATTGACATTCATGTGCGAATGGAGACGAATGTGGCGGATGTGGAATGTAGTATTGACCTTACGAACCCGAACTCCATCGATAAATTGCAAGAGTTGGCCAATAAAGAACTCCAAAGTATTATCAAGGATACAATTGCTAAGGTACAACACGAATTTAAATCGGACATTTTCGGATTTGGAGATGCAATTCATCGGTCCAATCCTGGCGCTTGGAAAAGAATAGGTAAAAATTGGGGGCGTATCTTCCCCGTCGTACCGGTAAATGTGACAACGGATATTAAAATCCGGAACATGGGTACGATTACTGACCCATCACTGAAGGTTATGAAGGAGTAG
- a CDS encoding spore germination protein, translating to MGFLEGKNQTEGMEEQSVQEEGSSMAVHLNAKLRINLELIRESLGNSNDIVIRQFQIGSGLDVAIIFMDGLADAASINNFIIESMMLDYPKEGFAGTNPLTLLKSRVLTVGDLKEVTDYETLMNFLLSGDAILLLNGYTKGLVICVKGWEHRSVTEATTETIIRGSKEGFIENIRTNTAMIRRRIKSHNLWLENMQIGKVTKTNVSIMYIKGIANDKAVMEVRERLNRIQIDGILESGYIEQMIQDNSATPFPTMFNTERPDVVAADLLEGRIAILIDGTPFVLIVPAVFIQFFQAAEDYYHRIDFSSLLRILRMISFFIALAGPSLYIAITTFHQEMLPTDLLVNLVAQREGVPFPAFIEAIVMEVTFEILREAGVRMPRAIGSAVSIVGTLVVGTAAVDAGMVSAAMVIVVSITAISNFVFPSTDMAISIRILRFPLMMLAATFGLLGIVAGIIALLLHLCSLRSFGIPYMSPFSPLVPSDLKDTLIRFPQWAMFTRPRLTSEKNIVRERTPEPKPPKPGEK from the coding sequence ATGGGATTCTTGGAAGGTAAAAATCAAACAGAAGGAATGGAAGAGCAGTCCGTTCAGGAGGAGGGTTCCTCCATGGCAGTCCACTTGAATGCTAAGCTCCGAATAAACCTTGAGTTGATCCGAGAATCTTTAGGTAACAGCAATGATATCGTTATTCGGCAATTTCAAATTGGCAGTGGATTAGATGTTGCAATCATTTTTATGGATGGTTTAGCTGACGCCGCTTCGATTAACAATTTTATTATCGAGTCGATGATGTTAGATTACCCGAAGGAAGGGTTCGCGGGCACCAATCCATTAACTTTATTAAAAAGTAGGGTCTTAACCGTAGGAGATCTCAAGGAAGTAACCGATTATGAGACATTAATGAACTTCCTATTATCCGGTGATGCCATACTGTTACTCAACGGTTACACAAAAGGATTAGTAATCTGCGTGAAAGGTTGGGAACACCGAAGTGTCACCGAAGCAACGACCGAAACCATCATACGCGGATCCAAGGAGGGCTTTATTGAAAACATACGCACCAATACAGCGATGATCCGGCGAAGAATAAAGAGTCATAATCTGTGGCTTGAGAATATGCAGATTGGAAAGGTAACGAAAACGAATGTTTCCATCATGTATATTAAGGGAATTGCAAACGATAAAGCAGTGATGGAAGTCCGTGAACGTCTAAATCGTATTCAGATCGATGGCATCCTTGAGAGTGGATATATTGAACAAATGATACAAGACAATTCAGCGACTCCGTTTCCAACCATGTTTAATACGGAACGTCCGGATGTCGTTGCTGCCGATTTATTAGAGGGTCGGATTGCGATATTGATTGATGGTACCCCCTTTGTACTTATTGTTCCTGCGGTTTTCATACAGTTTTTTCAAGCCGCTGAAGACTACTATCATCGTATAGACTTTTCGAGCCTTCTAAGGATACTGCGGATGATCAGCTTTTTTATTGCTTTAGCCGGTCCTTCCCTTTATATTGCAATAACGACTTTTCATCAAGAAATGCTGCCAACAGATTTGCTCGTCAATCTAGTGGCACAGCGCGAAGGCGTTCCATTCCCTGCATTCATTGAAGCAATCGTTATGGAAGTGACCTTTGAGATTTTACGGGAAGCAGGGGTTCGAATGCCTCGGGCTATCGGTTCTGCCGTTTCAATCGTTGGTACGCTTGTCGTAGGCACAGCAGCAGTTGATGCAGGAATGGTATCTGCCGCTATGGTCATTGTCGTATCGATCACTGCGATATCCAATTTTGTGTTCCCTTCTACCGATATGGCCATTTCGATTCGAATTCTGCGGTTCCCATTAATGATGCTTGCTGCCACTTTCGGCTTACTAGGGATCGTGGCCGGTATCATTGCATTGCTGCTCCACTTATGCAGCTTACGTTCGTTTGGTATCCCATATATGAGTCCGTTCTCTCCGCTAGTTCCAAGTGATCTCAAAGATACATTAATTCGCTTTCCTCAATGGGCCATGTTTACCCGCCCTCGATTAACGAGTGAGAAAAACATTGTTCGTGAAAGGACACCTGAACCGAAACCTCCAAAACCGGGAGAAAAGTAA
- a CDS encoding HupE/UreJ family protein yields MNLRTFLSFSIIVLFLGTSTTSYAHSASMGYSAIVVKGNEINYELFLDQRDLLVQFDTNKDGNLENEELLSEKEGVQSFLQKDLHIEVDSKPLTMELLAMDVTTKGSTRGVVFQLKLTADETIEQFNIHYNLVFADAPVHTSGLSVHSTNFFYQDILDINRQDIQVTLPEAENAPTEIGSVLWKYFVLGIEHILTGYDHLLFLLSLVLIASRFKDAIKIVTAFTIAHSITLFLVASGRIQVIPSWVEALIALSICYVAVENLFVQKAKWRWILTAIFGLIHGMGFAGALAETGLPKTNLIGSLLTFNLGVEVGQLMILCLLLPILIWLQKFPWYRKLMITMSCLIFVLAFYWLIERLQ; encoded by the coding sequence ATGAACTTACGAACATTCCTATCCTTTAGCATTATCGTATTATTTTTGGGGACTTCCACAACTTCATATGCGCATTCCGCAAGCATGGGTTACTCGGCGATCGTCGTTAAAGGGAACGAGATCAACTATGAACTATTTCTGGATCAAAGAGACTTGCTTGTTCAATTTGATACCAACAAGGATGGTAATCTGGAGAACGAGGAACTGCTGTCGGAAAAGGAAGGAGTCCAATCTTTTTTACAGAAAGATCTTCACATCGAAGTAGATTCGAAACCCTTAACGATGGAATTGCTTGCGATGGACGTGACAACAAAGGGTTCTACAAGAGGCGTCGTGTTTCAATTAAAGTTAACCGCCGATGAAACGATCGAACAATTTAATATTCACTACAATCTGGTGTTTGCAGATGCGCCTGTTCATACGAGTGGACTCTCGGTTCATTCGACGAATTTTTTCTATCAGGATATTCTTGATATCAATAGACAAGATATTCAGGTCACCTTACCTGAGGCCGAGAATGCTCCGACTGAGATTGGCTCCGTCCTGTGGAAATACTTCGTACTCGGAATCGAACATATCCTAACCGGCTATGACCATTTGCTGTTCTTGTTATCTCTCGTATTAATTGCATCTCGCTTCAAGGATGCGATCAAGATTGTTACTGCATTTACAATCGCCCACAGCATTACCCTGTTCCTCGTAGCGTCGGGCCGCATTCAAGTGATCCCGTCATGGGTCGAAGCCTTGATTGCGTTGTCGATCTGTTATGTAGCTGTAGAAAATCTGTTTGTTCAAAAGGCGAAATGGCGCTGGATCTTAACGGCTATTTTTGGCTTGATTCACGGCATGGGTTTCGCTGGAGCATTGGCCGAAACGGGACTTCCAAAGACGAATCTGATCGGCTCACTCTTAACGTTTAATTTAGGTGTGGAAGTGGGGCAGCTCATGATTCTATGTCTATTACTCCCAATCCTGATCTGGTTGCAAAAGTTCCCATGGTATCGCAAACTGATGATCACAATGTCTTGCCTTATTTTTGTACTAGCATTTTATTGGTTGATAGAAAGATTACAATAA
- a CDS encoding S-layer homology domain-containing protein, whose product MNGKQLSDMYAYEVNLTYDTNRLVFVKGVSESNGFSVDPIVNGNKIQIAHTQIGNNPGQNGNVTLATLTFHAASQGTADIVLDSVKLLDSQLVSTVVSGNNKLSVDVKASNGGNGGNNGNSGNNGNNSNNGNSGNNHPSKGDDVFNSKIINGKNLVHEIESKIEEAKKSNVKIELADIKGHWAEKTVSTFVKLHVVAGYQDGTFHPNGKITRAEFATIISRAFDIIGGDNHAVVLNDIDSHWAKDAIEKLASAGVITGYGDRTFKPNKTISREEMVIILSRIVDLSNVDKDASKGNFTDMAKASSYTANLIKDAAAAGIISGKPNGVFDPKGSATRAEALTIILNALNLHPQLKTLLEGLD is encoded by the coding sequence GTGAATGGAAAACAATTAAGCGACATGTATGCATATGAAGTCAATTTAACCTATGATACCAACCGCTTGGTGTTTGTGAAGGGAGTTAGTGAAAGTAACGGCTTTTCGGTAGATCCTATTGTGAACGGGAATAAGATTCAAATCGCACATACGCAAATAGGCAATAACCCAGGCCAGAACGGGAATGTAACACTAGCTACACTAACCTTTCATGCGGCTAGTCAGGGAACGGCCGACATTGTTCTGGACAGTGTGAAACTGTTGGATTCGCAGTTAGTGTCTACTGTTGTTTCAGGCAATAACAAGTTATCGGTAGATGTAAAAGCATCGAATGGTGGTAACGGCGGAAATAACGGAAATAGCGGAAACAACGGAAACAATAGTAATAACGGAAATAGCGGAAATAACCATCCCTCTAAAGGGGATGATGTATTCAACAGTAAAATTATTAATGGAAAAAACTTAGTTCATGAGATCGAGTCCAAGATCGAGGAAGCCAAGAAATCAAATGTAAAGATTGAACTGGCTGACATAAAAGGACACTGGGCTGAGAAGACCGTTAGTACGTTCGTGAAACTGCATGTTGTCGCTGGATATCAGGATGGAACATTTCATCCGAACGGTAAAATTACGCGCGCCGAGTTTGCAACGATCATCTCTCGCGCATTCGATATCATCGGCGGCGATAATCATGCGGTTGTTCTGAATGACATTGACAGTCATTGGGCTAAAGACGCGATTGAGAAACTCGCAAGCGCAGGAGTTATTACCGGATATGGAGATAGAACCTTCAAACCGAATAAAACGATCAGCCGAGAAGAAATGGTCATCATTCTGTCCCGTATTGTGGATTTGAGTAACGTGGACAAAGATGCTTCAAAAGGCAACTTTACGGATATGGCAAAAGCAAGCTCGTATACGGCAAATCTAATCAAGGATGCTGCGGCAGCGGGCATCATTAGCGGCAAGCCCAATGGGGTATTTGATCCGAAAGGCAGCGCTACACGCGCTGAGGCTCTGACGATCATTCTGAATGCATTGAATCTTCACCCTCAATTGAAAACACTATTGGAGGGCTTGGACTAA
- a CDS encoding cohesin domain-containing protein, whose translation MLSFTLILTMIFGMLSTNAYAENAAAGANTNPLIASIKFDNNLKDDVTQQDLIAKGNYSFVEGVLSGTKALHLDSGNGNVISTPQSLKFGEESFTVSFWYKGDTKNNNVILSNKDFSNGSNAGWAIYTSANSVNMNFGFPTAKVKDISFGRNTFNASDWRYVTFVVDRDKMLASLYIDAYKMADTTLRHGSLDTSNPLVIGGDGLGNKGGNAFAIADLMISEGVISSDAIQANYNSYAGHEVDMNALNNAISEANTIVAGGLGSGFSKTDFNSLKKVLDMANTVATTQKVKFFTQETINYYVRELNNAIFIYQKSNKTSTPADLNITVHSDPEINGHPGSKENIEKEIRKSLSTFPQSDVMLMPGDITGGNNANEYVWMGLMTDVVNKLKSEGLFDHTKLYMVKGNHDMNGSETLIPVGTAGAWNESTQSYDNDFYNSAYRVKIKGYNLIGFDGNINSNNTVGKATNFLNEIKSEPDYDPKKPIFAMSHYPISGTVWGSAWSSGASNSFGKFIADNNYSQVFYMSGHTQYDPTDERSLYQGAATFLDSGAVSYSSYQDDGPYGGYIEGAYGSYKTTPKIVNFMEVYGSKIILKQYNLATDEFVGTPRVINVGEGKDAFTYSRSDTKDLIPPQFDEGIKVDSLKSGEVTFTIKQANDNVRNFEYNVQLTNKHTGEVDKSFNSLSYPMDKPYDEYRQYKITGLMPKTPYLLRVFADDSMYNRSYQEIDITTEGAKLNRITAPVAVSASNGSPKTATGLGLPTKVTLVTDGGNVDTSVDWDLSGVSYDPDIKTTQTFSVPGTVTLPSGVDNPNSIPLTASIDVTVLAAGERSLSLDKSQYNKGEAITLSYYGAASNGKDWVGIYKTGAVPPGAGVSITWSYLKSGNGRVSLSNGLAPGTYDALFMLNDGYTIVDRKTFEVVQPMTLKSITAPAAITGIVNGTAKTAAALGLPSSVELVTDSGSKIADVSWNVDPANYDPALKIEQTFTVNGTVTLPAGVTNPNNVALTTSISVTVLPATTMPQSTLTGLQQVAPGQTFDLTMGLTGVTQSVYQSVYAQELTLHYDPEKLQLDSITSLKDGFQVVDQKETAPGQIRIVMASVGTNVPAQGDMLAIKFTAKRVTQATDKTTFSLDNVVIANGQGNELQVSGASHEIQISKSVDKSLLNALIASAQAKYNAAVEGNRDGLYAIGSKAQLQSAIAAASATANDPNTTQQQVDNAKAALEAAIQWFDTKRITADVNNDGRISIGDLAIVSGVYGKQQGQTGWNEKADVNHDGTIDIMDLAIIAKAILQ comes from the coding sequence ATGTTGTCATTTACCCTTATATTAACGATGATCTTCGGAATGTTATCGACGAACGCATACGCAGAAAATGCTGCTGCTGGTGCCAACACCAACCCCCTTATCGCATCGATTAAATTCGACAATAATTTGAAGGACGATGTAACTCAGCAAGATTTGATAGCAAAAGGAAATTATAGTTTTGTAGAAGGCGTATTATCAGGAACTAAAGCGCTGCACTTGGACAGTGGAAACGGCAATGTTATCAGTACGCCTCAAAGCTTGAAATTTGGTGAAGAGAGTTTTACTGTATCCTTCTGGTATAAGGGCGACACGAAAAATAATAATGTCATTTTATCTAATAAGGATTTTAGCAACGGCTCTAACGCAGGCTGGGCGATTTACACATCGGCCAATTCGGTCAACATGAATTTTGGATTCCCGACCGCAAAAGTAAAGGACATTTCCTTTGGGCGCAACACGTTTAATGCTTCCGATTGGCGCTACGTGACCTTTGTTGTGGACAGAGACAAAATGCTTGCGTCGCTGTATATCGATGCCTACAAAATGGCTGATACTACGCTGAGACACGGATCGTTAGATACGTCTAATCCATTGGTTATTGGTGGCGACGGATTGGGCAACAAAGGAGGTAATGCCTTCGCTATCGCTGATCTGATGATTTCGGAAGGCGTCATTAGCAGCGATGCAATTCAAGCGAATTATAATAGCTACGCTGGACATGAAGTAGATATGAACGCGCTGAACAACGCCATATCAGAAGCAAATACAATCGTAGCAGGCGGTCTAGGAAGCGGCTTCAGCAAAACCGATTTTAATTCTTTGAAAAAGGTTTTGGATATGGCAAACACGGTTGCAACAACGCAAAAAGTAAAATTTTTTACACAGGAAACGATTAATTACTACGTACGTGAACTAAACAACGCCATCTTCATCTATCAAAAAAGCAATAAAACATCAACTCCAGCCGATTTAAATATAACTGTGCACAGCGACCCGGAAATCAATGGTCATCCCGGTTCAAAAGAGAACATAGAAAAAGAGATTAGAAAATCCTTGAGTACATTCCCTCAGTCCGATGTCATGTTGATGCCTGGCGACATTACTGGCGGTAACAATGCCAATGAGTATGTGTGGATGGGTTTGATGACGGACGTCGTCAATAAACTTAAAAGTGAGGGCTTATTTGACCATACGAAGTTATATATGGTAAAAGGCAACCATGATATGAACGGCTCCGAAACATTAATACCTGTTGGTACGGCGGGTGCGTGGAACGAATCCACGCAGTCGTACGATAACGATTTTTACAACAGTGCTTATCGAGTTAAGATAAAAGGATATAATTTGATTGGTTTTGACGGAAATATTAATAGCAATAACACAGTGGGAAAAGCTACAAATTTCCTCAACGAAATTAAAAGTGAACCAGATTATGATCCCAAAAAACCGATATTTGCAATGTCTCACTACCCTATTAGCGGAACCGTGTGGGGATCGGCTTGGAGCAGTGGTGCAAGTAATAGTTTCGGCAAATTTATTGCCGACAATAATTATTCGCAGGTGTTCTATATGTCAGGTCATACGCAATACGATCCGACCGACGAACGTTCTCTTTATCAAGGCGCGGCTACGTTTCTCGATTCCGGTGCGGTGTCATATTCCAGTTATCAAGATGACGGTCCGTACGGCGGATATATAGAAGGTGCGTATGGCAGTTATAAAACCACACCTAAAATCGTAAATTTCATGGAAGTATACGGTTCGAAAATTATTCTCAAACAGTACAATTTAGCTACAGATGAATTTGTAGGCACACCTCGTGTAATAAACGTTGGCGAAGGCAAAGATGCCTTTACGTATAGCAGGAGCGATACAAAAGACCTCATACCTCCGCAGTTTGATGAGGGAATTAAGGTCGATTCCTTAAAAAGCGGCGAAGTTACTTTTACAATAAAGCAGGCAAATGACAATGTGCGCAATTTTGAATACAATGTTCAGCTTACCAATAAGCACACTGGGGAAGTGGACAAGTCGTTCAACAGCCTTTCGTATCCGATGGACAAGCCATACGACGAATACAGGCAATACAAGATTACAGGTTTAATGCCGAAAACGCCATATTTACTCCGGGTATTCGCCGATGATTCCATGTATAACCGTTCGTACCAGGAGATTGACATTACGACTGAGGGTGCGAAATTAAATCGTATCACTGCGCCTGTAGCGGTATCTGCGAGTAACGGATCGCCCAAGACTGCGACTGGTCTTGGATTACCAACCAAAGTAACGCTTGTAACCGATGGAGGAAATGTGGATACAAGTGTGGATTGGGATTTAAGCGGTGTTAGCTACGATCCGGATATCAAGACGACGCAGACTTTCTCGGTGCCAGGGACCGTAACCCTGCCTTCCGGAGTTGATAACCCGAACAGCATACCATTGACAGCAAGCATTGATGTAACTGTTCTTGCAGCTGGAGAAAGATCTCTATCCCTAGACAAATCCCAGTACAACAAAGGGGAAGCCATTACCCTATCCTATTATGGGGCAGCGTCAAACGGGAAGGATTGGGTCGGCATCTACAAAACCGGAGCTGTTCCTCCAGGTGCGGGTGTATCTATTACATGGAGTTATTTAAAGTCCGGAAACGGAAGAGTTAGCTTAAGCAATGGACTGGCCCCTGGCACTTATGATGCACTCTTCATGCTCAATGACGGTTATACGATAGTGGATCGCAAGACATTCGAAGTCGTTCAACCTATGACGTTAAAGAGCATAACAGCGCCCGCAGCAATCACAGGTATCGTTAACGGAACAGCAAAGACGGCAGCAGCCCTGGGATTGCCTTCTTCCGTTGAACTGGTTACCGATTCAGGAAGTAAGATTGCCGATGTGTCATGGAATGTAGATCCTGCAAACTATGATCCAGCACTAAAGATAGAACAGACCTTCACGGTAAATGGAACTGTAACCTTGCCTGCAGGTGTGACAAATCCGAACAATGTCGCATTGACAACAAGCATTAGCGTGACTGTGCTGCCGGCGACAACAATGCCTCAGTCTACATTGACAGGTTTGCAGCAGGTTGCCCCCGGTCAAACATTCGATTTAACGATGGGACTGACCGGCGTTACGCAAAGCGTATATCAGTCGGTGTATGCTCAAGAATTGACGCTCCACTATGATCCGGAGAAATTGCAGCTCGATTCGATTACATCATTGAAGGACGGCTTCCAAGTTGTCGATCAAAAAGAGACTGCGCCGGGTCAAATCCGGATTGTGATGGCCAGCGTGGGCACGAACGTACCTGCCCAAGGCGATATGCTCGCAATCAAATTTACGGCCAAAAGGGTAACTCAAGCTACCGATAAGACGACATTCTCTCTAGATAATGTTGTAATTGCCAACGGACAGGGGAATGAGCTGCAGGTCAGTGGTGCCTCCCACGAGATACAAATAAGTAAATCTGTAGATAAGTCACTCTTAAATGCATTGATCGCAAGCGCTCAAGCCAAGTACAATGCTGCAGTGGAAGGCAATAGAGACGGACTATACGCGATTGGCTCCAAAGCTCAATTGCAGTCAGCAATTGCTGCGGCGAGTGCGACAGCAAACGATCCGAATACCACTCAGCAGCAGGTGGACAATGCGAAAGCCGCATTGGAAGCGGCAATTCAATGGTTTGATACCAAGAGAATAACTGCAGATGTCAATAACGATGGAAGAATTTCTATTGGAGACTTGGCTATCGTTTCAGGGGTTTACGGCAAACAACAAGGTCAAACAGGTTGGAATGAGAAAGCGGATGTAAATCATGACGGCACGATTGATATTATGGACCTTGCAATCATAGCCAAAGCGATCTTGCAATAA
- a CDS encoding GbsR/MarR family transcriptional regulator, with protein sequence MIEAIAETMDLYGATHSSGQLYGIMFFENRPMTLDEMKTQMNMSKSNMSYAVRSLMESRMVSKLDEKQDRKELYAAETDFFRAFQHFFSHKLQHEIDVMTGAIDLALPELSELILEEHTSDEERKLALQDLHKIRHARTYYEWLQQFVEALRQGEFFTRAAVEEESADSRKDAR encoded by the coding sequence ATGATCGAAGCGATTGCGGAAACGATGGATTTATACGGCGCTACGCATTCGTCAGGCCAATTGTACGGGATTATGTTTTTTGAGAATCGGCCGATGACGCTCGACGAGATGAAAACACAGATGAACATGAGCAAAAGCAATATGAGCTACGCTGTCAGATCGCTCATGGAATCTAGAATGGTGAGCAAACTGGATGAAAAACAAGATCGAAAAGAACTGTACGCCGCAGAGACTGATTTTTTTCGTGCGTTTCAACACTTCTTCTCGCATAAACTGCAACATGAAATTGATGTGATGACGGGGGCTATTGATCTAGCGCTTCCGGAGTTGAGTGAGCTCATTCTTGAGGAGCATACGAGCGATGAGGAACGAAAGCTTGCGCTTCAGGATTTGCATAAGATCCGTCATGCGAGGACGTATTACGAGTGGCTGCAGCAATTTGTAGAAGCACTGCGACAAGGAGAGTTCTTCACAAGAGCCGCCGTCGAAGAGGAGTCAGCAGACAGCAGAAAAGACGCAAGATGA